Proteins co-encoded in one Bremerella sp. TYQ1 genomic window:
- a CDS encoding DUF1349 domain-containing protein: MVRVSLSILVCIIGLVCSVAAEDIPGWGTLVDPLGDCPVDFTNKGIQLTVPPGVHQLNPVMERVTAPRIWNDVAGDFLFEARIIDFPRPEIDTGANGNRSYIAAGLVLWQDEKSFLRWTRSASAEANAVYLSCEQFDNAKFVGGGNFKLDDQPIWLRLERRGNTLRMSASSNGNDWKQMIERQSNYQNALKVGVFGLNVTDKPLEYRFESPFLLRRQAPKPAN; the protein is encoded by the coding sequence ATGGTTCGTGTTTCCTTGAGCATCCTTGTTTGCATTATTGGCCTAGTTTGCAGTGTTGCCGCGGAAGACATTCCAGGCTGGGGGACGCTCGTTGATCCCTTGGGAGATTGCCCGGTCGACTTCACTAACAAAGGTATTCAACTAACGGTCCCGCCGGGGGTCCATCAGCTTAACCCTGTTATGGAGCGAGTTACCGCGCCCCGCATCTGGAACGACGTGGCCGGAGACTTTCTGTTCGAGGCCCGAATCATCGACTTTCCCAGACCCGAAATCGACACCGGTGCCAACGGCAATCGAAGCTATATCGCCGCGGGCCTGGTTCTATGGCAAGACGAGAAAAGCTTTCTGCGATGGACACGCTCAGCAAGTGCCGAAGCGAATGCTGTTTACCTGAGCTGCGAGCAATTCGATAACGCCAAATTCGTGGGTGGCGGCAATTTCAAGCTTGACGATCAGCCAATCTGGCTACGACTCGAGCGTCGCGGGAACACGCTGCGTATGTCCGCCTCCTCCAATGGAAATGACTGGAAGCAGATGATTGAGCGACAAAGCAACTACCAAAACGCCCTCAAAGTGGGCGTCTTTGGTCTCAACGTGACCGACAAGCCGCTGGAGTACCGTTTTGAGTCTCCGTTTTTGCTCCGCCGCCAGGCACCAAAACCAGCGAACTAA
- the mfd gene encoding transcription-repair coupling factor: MSIAISQQAAAMLKSLPQCFEQNESFQKVIEALQQGHDATLEGVWGSACALVAAAIQTEVSPHIVLVAPHLTEIDKLAEALPLFGDSAVAAFPAWESSPDERRLHDDIYAARLRILKQLVYGECPPVLVTSIESLIQPVPGKENIVANSRRLEVGQQLIPEELGKWLLAHKYHSTSAVELPGEFSLRGGILDVFAPDWERPVRVELFGDEVESIREIDITSQRSVESLKQIDITALRHSREYQGSFVDYLPEDAVFMLIEPDQMKQTADDYLRRVDDVRDAFEFAETIARLNDFRKVSVAGISSGSFNVTANLNFESVEQFSGDVDRVRGELDVVSQSLDVVIVCQTQAEVERLHEILDETQVAKTGRLHYVLGELSQGFRFREGQLVLVSGNEIFHRGSLHRTKTRRLGKVIDSFVDLKKGDLVVHLGHGIGRYRGLRLIEKQGHAEEHLVLEFHGETKIFVPASKIDLVQKYVGGSKTRPPLAKIGGVIWKKQKENVEKAVKDLAADLLQVQAERKSRPGIAFAEDTRWQYEFDASFPYTETDDQALAISAIKQDMLQPRPMDRLLCGDVGFGKTEVSMRAAFKAVDNGYQVAVLVPTTILAEQHYKSFRERMAEFPFTIARLSRFGTAKEQREVVKGLKNGTVDVVIGTHRLASKDVTFQNLGLVIIDEEQRFGVEVKERLKQLRTTIDVLTMTATPIPRTLHMSLVGVRDISNLETAPKDRVAVETKVSRWSDELIRHAVLRELNRGGQIYFVHNRVQDIELVAAKLQRIVPEAKIGIGHGQMAEGALEQVMVDFIDGKFDLLLATTIIESGLDIPNANTIFVDEADRYGLADLHQLRGRVGRSHHRGYCYMLLEPSKHLTPIASKRLHAIEEFSHMGAGFAISMRDLEIRGAGNILGTQQSGHIATVGYELYCQLLESAVRRLQKMPPKMTIDVDIDLPVEAYLPDDYVEDMRQKIDLYRRMTRIASDEDLQQIEEELRDRFGKHPAEVEELLRLVALKLDAAFWQVSAIYIEEEVDQTFLVFVYTNASRIQQLAKLRGKQVRIVDDSKAYIPLADASMNGSELLDFARMMLRAS, from the coding sequence ATGAGCATTGCGATATCCCAGCAAGCGGCGGCGATGCTCAAAAGCCTGCCGCAATGTTTCGAGCAAAACGAATCGTTTCAGAAGGTAATCGAAGCCTTACAGCAAGGGCACGATGCTACCCTGGAAGGAGTTTGGGGCTCAGCGTGCGCGCTCGTGGCGGCTGCGATTCAAACGGAAGTCTCGCCGCACATTGTCTTGGTCGCTCCGCATCTCACGGAAATCGACAAGCTGGCAGAAGCATTGCCCTTGTTTGGCGATTCCGCGGTCGCCGCATTTCCTGCGTGGGAATCTTCGCCGGACGAACGCCGACTTCACGACGATATATATGCCGCCCGCTTACGAATTCTAAAACAGCTGGTGTACGGTGAATGTCCGCCTGTTTTGGTGACGTCGATTGAAAGTCTGATCCAGCCGGTCCCTGGAAAAGAGAACATCGTTGCCAACAGCCGTCGTCTGGAAGTGGGGCAGCAGCTTATTCCCGAGGAGCTCGGCAAGTGGCTCCTGGCTCATAAGTATCACTCGACAAGTGCGGTCGAGCTTCCAGGAGAGTTCTCGCTTCGCGGGGGAATTCTCGATGTCTTCGCGCCGGATTGGGAGCGGCCGGTGCGTGTCGAGCTATTCGGCGATGAAGTCGAGTCGATACGTGAAATTGACATCACGTCCCAACGTAGCGTTGAGTCTTTGAAGCAAATCGATATCACGGCGCTACGTCACTCGCGTGAATATCAGGGAAGCTTTGTCGACTATTTGCCAGAAGATGCTGTTTTCATGCTGATCGAACCAGATCAGATGAAACAAACAGCTGACGACTATCTACGCCGAGTCGATGATGTCCGCGATGCGTTTGAGTTTGCAGAAACGATTGCCCGACTGAACGACTTCCGAAAGGTGTCTGTCGCTGGAATATCGAGCGGATCATTCAATGTAACAGCAAACTTGAACTTTGAATCGGTCGAGCAGTTCAGCGGTGACGTCGACCGTGTCCGAGGTGAACTTGACGTTGTCAGTCAAAGTCTCGACGTAGTGATCGTCTGCCAAACGCAAGCAGAAGTCGAGCGGTTGCACGAGATCTTGGATGAAACGCAAGTCGCCAAGACCGGACGTTTGCACTATGTCTTAGGGGAGCTAAGCCAAGGGTTTCGATTTCGTGAAGGGCAGTTAGTGCTCGTCAGCGGAAATGAGATCTTTCATCGCGGTTCTTTGCACCGGACGAAAACACGTCGGCTTGGCAAAGTGATCGATAGCTTCGTCGATCTCAAGAAGGGAGACCTGGTTGTTCATCTAGGGCATGGTATTGGGCGATACCGTGGCTTGCGATTGATCGAAAAGCAGGGGCACGCTGAAGAGCACCTCGTCTTGGAATTTCACGGCGAGACAAAGATCTTCGTTCCTGCTTCGAAGATCGACCTGGTTCAGAAGTACGTCGGGGGTAGCAAGACACGACCGCCGTTAGCGAAGATTGGCGGCGTAATCTGGAAGAAGCAGAAAGAGAACGTCGAAAAGGCGGTCAAAGACCTGGCTGCCGATCTGCTGCAAGTTCAAGCCGAACGAAAAAGCCGCCCAGGTATTGCCTTCGCAGAAGATACGCGTTGGCAGTATGAATTCGACGCTTCATTTCCCTACACGGAAACAGACGATCAGGCGTTGGCGATTTCGGCTATCAAGCAAGATATGCTTCAACCACGTCCGATGGATCGACTGCTTTGTGGTGACGTCGGCTTCGGAAAGACCGAGGTTTCGATGCGTGCTGCGTTTAAGGCGGTCGACAATGGATATCAGGTCGCGGTGCTCGTGCCGACGACGATCCTAGCCGAGCAGCACTACAAGAGTTTTCGCGAACGCATGGCGGAGTTTCCGTTTACGATCGCCAGATTAAGCCGATTCGGGACCGCGAAAGAGCAGCGGGAAGTGGTTAAGGGCCTGAAAAACGGTACGGTGGATGTTGTGATCGGAACACATCGTCTTGCTTCCAAAGATGTCACGTTTCAAAACCTGGGTTTGGTCATCATCGATGAAGAACAACGGTTTGGCGTGGAAGTTAAAGAACGGCTCAAGCAACTCCGCACCACGATTGATGTACTGACGATGACGGCGACGCCCATTCCGCGGACGCTGCATATGTCGTTGGTCGGCGTTCGGGATATCAGCAATCTGGAGACGGCGCCGAAAGATCGTGTCGCAGTTGAGACGAAAGTTTCTCGTTGGAGTGACGAGTTAATTCGTCACGCGGTACTTCGCGAATTAAACCGGGGCGGGCAGATCTATTTTGTTCACAACCGCGTCCAGGATATCGAACTCGTAGCAGCCAAGCTGCAGCGAATTGTGCCGGAAGCGAAAATCGGAATTGGGCATGGGCAAATGGCAGAAGGGGCCCTCGAGCAAGTCATGGTGGACTTTATCGACGGGAAATTTGATCTGCTTTTGGCAACGACCATTATCGAAAGCGGGCTCGATATCCCGAATGCCAACACGATATTCGTCGATGAAGCTGACCGATATGGCTTGGCGGATCTTCATCAGCTGCGTGGGCGAGTTGGCCGTTCGCACCACCGTGGCTACTGTTATATGTTGTTGGAACCCAGTAAACATCTCACGCCGATCGCTAGCAAGCGACTGCATGCTATCGAGGAGTTTAGTCACATGGGGGCTGGCTTTGCGATTTCTATGCGTGATCTTGAAATTCGTGGAGCAGGCAACATTCTGGGGACGCAGCAAAGCGGTCATATTGCCACGGTCGGCTACGAGCTTTATTGCCAGCTTCTTGAAAGTGCTGTTCGCAGACTGCAGAAAATGCCGCCGAAGATGACGATCGATGTAGATATCGATTTGCCGGTTGAAGCTTATCTGCCGGATGACTACGTCGAAGATATGCGGCAAAAGATCGATCTTTATCGTCGGATGACGCGTATCGCTTCAGACGAAGACTTGCAGCAAATCGAAGAGGAACTGCGTGATCGGTTTGGCAAGCATCCCGCGGAAGTCGAAGAACTGTTGCGGCTTGTCGCGCTGAAATTGGACGCCGCTTTTTGGCAGGTATCGGCAATTTATATCGAGGAAGAAGTCGACCAAACGTTCCTCGTGTTTGTGTATACCAATGCCTCACGAATCCAGCAGCTAGCGAAGCTGAGGGGCAAACAAGTGCGTATCGTAGATGACAGCAAGGCATACATTCCTTTGGCAGATGCCAGCATGAATGGATCCGAATTGCTCGATTTTGCCAGAATGATGTTGCGTGCTAGTTAG
- a CDS encoding peptidyl-prolyl cis-trans isomerase, which translates to MPAANYQAAAPTAGAAAATAVISDMPANASAAAYQYPQTTTPTANYPTTNYPVTTPANYQSVSMPGNAPVQTQPRVANLPQQQSAEDDNDLFKPARIVAIVNGTPILAGDVLGPVNQVIDERLAGLTPEQRSSVSPEEIEKFKEQALKQMLPGLIDIKVVYLDFLRAVPSDRMEEMQKMLEKNYVEYQLETDMKNAQVNTPAELDMKLREMGGSLEKKKRQFVEKLVAQQQIQKKIKKDEEVTHQQMLDYYNEHSKDYEKLAKAKWEQLMVKFSEFPNRQAAWEAMAAMGNQVLRGAPLKAVAQRESQGIKASSGGQYEWTSQGSLKNETVDQAIFSLPIGELSPIIESAEGFHIVRVIERQDAGMVPFTKAQVEIKEKIQNERRQSQMEAYIRDVKSKAQVWTIFDEEK; encoded by the coding sequence ATGCCTGCGGCCAATTATCAGGCGGCCGCACCAACCGCGGGTGCTGCGGCGGCAACCGCAGTTATTTCTGATATGCCTGCCAATGCGTCCGCGGCAGCTTATCAATATCCTCAGACGACCACACCGACGGCCAACTATCCAACAACAAACTATCCCGTCACAACACCGGCGAATTATCAAAGTGTTTCCATGCCAGGGAATGCTCCGGTCCAGACGCAACCTCGTGTTGCAAATTTGCCTCAGCAACAATCTGCCGAAGACGACAACGATCTGTTCAAGCCTGCTCGTATCGTTGCGATCGTGAATGGAACTCCGATTCTGGCAGGCGACGTCTTGGGGCCAGTTAATCAGGTAATCGATGAACGCCTGGCAGGCCTGACTCCAGAGCAGCGGAGTAGCGTTTCTCCTGAGGAAATCGAAAAGTTCAAAGAACAAGCGTTGAAGCAAATGCTGCCTGGGTTGATTGATATAAAAGTCGTTTACCTCGATTTCTTGCGTGCGGTTCCGTCTGATCGCATGGAAGAAATGCAGAAGATGCTCGAAAAGAACTACGTTGAATATCAGCTCGAAACGGACATGAAGAATGCCCAGGTCAACACGCCTGCCGAGTTGGACATGAAGCTTCGCGAGATGGGTGGGTCTCTAGAGAAGAAGAAGCGACAGTTCGTCGAAAAGCTGGTCGCCCAGCAACAAATTCAAAAGAAGATTAAAAAGGATGAGGAAGTTACCCATCAGCAAATGCTCGACTACTACAACGAGCATTCCAAGGATTACGAAAAGCTCGCGAAAGCGAAATGGGAACAGCTGATGGTGAAGTTCTCCGAGTTTCCTAATCGCCAGGCAGCATGGGAAGCGATGGCAGCCATGGGAAATCAGGTCCTTCGTGGGGCTCCTTTGAAAGCGGTCGCACAGCGCGAATCGCAAGGCATCAAGGCATCCAGCGGTGGTCAGTACGAGTGGACCAGTCAGGGAAGTTTGAAGAACGAAACGGTCGACCAGGCAATTTTCAGCCTCCCCATCGGTGAGCTCAGTCCGATTATTGAGTCTGCAGAAGGTTTCCACATTGTTCGCGTGATTGAGCGACAAGACGCAGGCATGGTTCCATTCACAAAGGCTCAAGTGGAAATTAAAGAAAAGATTCAAAACGAGCGTCGCCAGTCACAGATGGAAGCCTACATTCGAGACGTGAAGTCGAAGGCCCAAGTCTGGACGATCTTTGACGAAGAAAAATAA
- a CDS encoding citrate synthase produces MSDTAKLVIDGKEIELPVVVGSEDEKAVDISKLRAGSGYITLDEGYVNTGSTTSAITYLDGEAGILRYRGYPIEELAANCDFVEVMYLLIYGELPTEEELTNFRNSIRRHTMLHEDMRSFYDGFPRDAHPMAILSSVVSALSTFYQDSLDPHDPEQVEVSIHRLLAKLPTIAAYSYKKSFGQPFIYPQNDLSYCENFLQMMFAVPSEPFHVDPDFVDALNLLLIVHADHEQNCSTSTVRMVGSADANLFASISAGISALWGPLHGGANEAVVNMLEEIIANGGDVDKYVELAKDKKSKVRLMGFGHRVYKNFDPRATIIKKACDRLLDKLDIKDPLFDVAQKLEYAALNDEYFVERKLYPNVDFYSGVIYRAIGIPVQMFTVLFAMGRLPGWIAHWKEMHASKTKRICRPRQVYTGETKREFVPIEKR; encoded by the coding sequence ATGTCCGATACTGCCAAGCTTGTAATCGATGGAAAAGAAATCGAACTGCCCGTTGTTGTGGGGAGTGAAGATGAAAAGGCGGTCGACATCTCGAAGCTCCGTGCAGGGAGCGGCTATATCACTCTCGACGAAGGCTACGTCAACACAGGCTCCACCACCAGCGCAATCACCTACTTAGACGGCGAAGCAGGGATCCTGCGGTATCGCGGATACCCAATTGAAGAGCTCGCTGCGAATTGTGATTTCGTCGAGGTCATGTACCTCCTAATTTACGGCGAACTCCCCACCGAGGAAGAACTCACAAATTTCCGCAATTCGATTCGCCGTCATACGATGCTGCACGAAGACATGCGGTCGTTCTACGATGGTTTTCCGCGTGACGCCCATCCTATGGCGATTCTTTCCAGCGTGGTGAGTGCCCTTTCGACGTTCTACCAGGATTCGCTCGACCCACACGATCCAGAGCAAGTCGAAGTTTCAATCCACCGCCTGTTGGCGAAGTTGCCAACGATTGCGGCCTACAGCTACAAAAAATCGTTTGGACAGCCATTCATCTATCCGCAGAATGATCTCTCTTACTGCGAGAACTTCCTGCAAATGATGTTTGCGGTTCCAAGCGAACCATTCCACGTTGACCCCGATTTTGTGGATGCCCTGAACCTGCTGTTGATTGTTCATGCAGACCATGAACAAAACTGCAGTACCTCGACGGTCCGAATGGTTGGGTCGGCTGACGCGAATTTGTTTGCTTCGATTTCCGCAGGCATCAGTGCATTGTGGGGACCTCTTCATGGTGGTGCCAACGAAGCGGTCGTCAATATGTTGGAAGAGATCATCGCGAATGGTGGTGATGTCGATAAGTACGTCGAGCTGGCCAAAGATAAGAAGAGCAAAGTTCGTCTGATGGGCTTCGGCCATCGGGTATACAAGAACTTTGACCCGCGAGCTACCATCATTAAGAAGGCTTGCGATCGGCTGCTCGATAAGCTTGATATCAAGGATCCATTGTTCGATGTGGCCCAGAAGCTGGAATATGCCGCTCTGAACGATGAGTACTTCGTAGAACGGAAGCTTTACCCCAACGTCGACTTCTACTCCGGTGTCATCTACCGAGCCATCGGTATCCCCGTGCAAATGTTCACGGTTCTGTTTGCGATGGGGCGTCTGCCAGGTTGGATTGCCCACTGGAAAGAAATGCACGCCTCGAAAACAAAGCGAATTTGTCGTCCTCGCCAAGTTTACACCGGCGAAACGAAACGCGAATTCGTGCCGATCGAAAAACGATAG
- a CDS encoding WD40 repeat domain-containing protein, with protein sequence MVKHILGAAAAIATLMVPSITLAQVSAVKLSHTIQLKPDTDRLHPPVVSQVEIHPTGKLMAVAGDDHFVRIMEVATGRVIVTLKEHTDWVRAAQFSPDGRLLATAGNDRQILLWDVKENIQLRAGSDFPSVVAAIAFNHDGSQLAVAGFADSIAIFDPYSNEKLHQLKAAGNDLRAVSFSADGKYVAAAGRSGIIRVWNAESGQRVTDIRAHEQRIHALAFTSDGTSIVSGSEDKSLKVHSVVSGQELAKMSAGDAKVYSISFVEPMVIATGGSDNEVRLWSLDTYSEIDHLAGHDGTVATLAAQGQTMVSSGFDTTIRVWDLGNSRKNPPVLTVPVSRFSN encoded by the coding sequence ATGGTTAAGCACATTCTGGGTGCCGCGGCGGCGATTGCCACACTGATGGTTCCGTCGATTACTCTCGCTCAAGTTTCTGCGGTAAAGTTGTCGCATACGATTCAACTGAAGCCAGATACAGATCGCCTGCATCCCCCAGTCGTATCTCAGGTGGAAATTCACCCGACGGGAAAACTGATGGCGGTAGCCGGAGACGATCATTTCGTCCGGATCATGGAAGTGGCAACTGGCCGCGTGATCGTCACCCTCAAAGAGCATACCGATTGGGTCCGCGCGGCTCAATTTTCGCCTGATGGTCGCTTACTGGCCACCGCGGGAAACGATCGTCAGATCTTGTTGTGGGATGTGAAAGAAAACATCCAACTTCGTGCCGGGAGCGACTTCCCAAGCGTTGTTGCGGCCATTGCCTTCAATCATGACGGATCTCAATTAGCCGTTGCTGGTTTCGCCGATTCGATTGCCATCTTTGATCCATACTCGAATGAAAAGCTTCATCAGCTCAAAGCGGCAGGGAATGACCTCCGTGCTGTTAGCTTTTCAGCGGACGGAAAATATGTTGCCGCAGCTGGACGTAGCGGGATTATCCGAGTCTGGAATGCCGAATCAGGCCAACGCGTAACGGATATTCGCGCCCATGAGCAGCGGATCCATGCGTTGGCGTTCACCAGCGATGGCACAAGCATCGTTAGCGGAAGTGAAGACAAGTCGCTTAAAGTTCACAGCGTGGTTAGTGGGCAAGAGCTCGCCAAGATGTCTGCCGGCGATGCGAAAGTCTATTCCATTTCCTTCGTCGAGCCGATGGTCATCGCCACCGGTGGAAGTGATAACGAGGTCCGTCTGTGGAGCCTCGATACCTATTCCGAAATTGATCACCTGGCGGGCCATGATGGCACCGTCGCAACGCTGGCTGCCCAAGGGCAAACGATGGTCTCAAGCGGATTCGATACCACGATCCGTGTTTGGGACTTGGGCAACTCGCGTAAAAATCCCCCCGTGTTAACGGTTCCGGTCAGCCGTTTCTCGAATTAG